The DNA region GTTGCAGACGCCTATAATAAATCTTCCAGAATCTATGAATTTATTTATATCGCTTAAAAATGGCCTCAGCCTGGCGGCAAATATAGCACCGGCCCTTATATAATCACCTGCAGAAAAGCCGCCAGGTATGAACATTAAATTATAATCGTCAATAAACTTTCTTTTTCTGGCAAGATCATTTATATGAACATACTCAGGCTCAAATCCGGCTCTTTTAAGGGAAAGGAAGGCCTCCTCCTCGTTGTTTGTGCCCTCCATCCTAAGAACCATGGCCCTTTTACTGTCCACTCTTTCTCTCCTTGGCCTTTAACCTAAGACCTGTGTAACCGCACTTTCTGCATCTTGTGGCGCTAACAGCGTTCCTTGCATAGCAACGCATGCATATCTTTTTATTAAGTCTCCTCTCAATTGCTTCTGGAAAAGGCATAGTATCACTTTCACTTAATATTTAAAAAATATTTTAATTTTGTTATTGCACTTCCTTTAATTCATTTAAATCGCTTAACTTTTCGAATTTCGATGAAAGCTTTTCAAGTATCTTTGGAAGCGCGGTGTACTCCATATCATCATCAGGAAGCCTGTGTGGTTCGAAAACACCCATGCGCCTCAGATAATCTGCCATTTCGAGTGCCTTTGTTCTGGCATAGTCAAATGCTATATCATCAAACATATCAACCGGTCCTGCAAGCCTGCCATCCTTCAAAACGAAGCCAAGCGCAGCAACCCTGGGCGGGCCATCGAACCTTGTCATTCTGGAGTTTTTTATTCCAACCGGCATTAACGGACCGTTGAATGAGCCACGCATCCATCCTGAAACAAGGTAAGAATTTGCAAATGGTTCCAGTGCCTCACCTGCCGCAGGAAGACCTGACTGTATTCTAACAACCGCAGCCGGATCGTCCTTTCCGACATATTCTCCTGCTATGAATGATAGTTTATCCGTTGATATTACAGCAACGTTTTCTGCAGGCAGTTTTGTGTGCTCTTCCTTTGTATAAACCCTTTTTATTACGTATCTTCCCTTCGAGCCTATCAGGGCAAGCAGATCATAGGTCTGCTCGGGCAATGATAGCATTATGCGCTTTCCCTCAATTATGTCCCAGACCTCAAATTTGAATCCGGCATGCATGTTTGGATCTATTACCAGGCCGGGCGTGTTGAATGGATCTCCAAACATTTTATATATTGGATAATTAAAGGATCCTGGCTCTGTTTTATCCATCATGTAAACAATAAACGGCTCTGACTTTCTCGGTGTTATCTCCATTTCAGCAACGCCAGGACCCATGCCCTTGACGTTTCCCGAAAACGCATCCTTTAAAAGATCCTGACCGGCACCGTAAAGCCCGTACTTCTTTGCAACCTCGGTGCCTGCCTTAAATGCATTCCAGGCAAGCCCATGAACATCCGGGTTGTCCACACCATGATTATGAACCATTGTTATCTGTATATCATCACCTATATGTGATATTCTGTAATCACTTATTATATTCTTACCATTTGATTTTATATAATCCTCAACAGCATCAACAACAGGCTCGAAAACTGTGGTATGTCCTGGCAGGCTGCCTATATCTGCCTTTATATGGCTTATTGTAACCTTCATGCATATGTATTACAAAGTATAGTATTAAATTTTTTTATATTTATACTTTATT from Picrophilus oshimae DSM 9789 includes:
- a CDS encoding 50S ribosomal protein L40e: MPFPEAIERRLNKKICMRCYARNAVSATRCRKCGYTGLRLKAKERKSGQ
- the fbp gene encoding fructose-1,6-bisphosphate aldolase/phosphatase: MKVTISHIKADIGSLPGHTTVFEPVVDAVEDYIKSNGKNIISDYRISHIGDDIQITMVHNHGVDNPDVHGLAWNAFKAGTEVAKKYGLYGAGQDLLKDAFSGNVKGMGPGVAEMEITPRKSEPFIVYMMDKTEPGSFNYPIYKMFGDPFNTPGLVIDPNMHAGFKFEVWDIIEGKRIMLSLPEQTYDLLALIGSKGRYVIKRVYTKEEHTKLPAENVAVISTDKLSFIAGEYVGKDDPAAVVRIQSGLPAAGEALEPFANSYLVSGWMRGSFNGPLMPVGIKNSRMTRFDGPPRVAALGFVLKDGRLAGPVDMFDDIAFDYARTKALEMADYLRRMGVFEPHRLPDDDMEYTALPKILEKLSSKFEKLSDLNELKEVQ